The Pseudomonas asiatica genome has a segment encoding these proteins:
- a CDS encoding YhfL family protein, translating to MKKLFKATVAVAVVSGVALLSGCTGQVYNQPKNCTYDYLFHPSVSISKIIGGCGPIDKLPQQQ from the coding sequence ATGAAAAAGCTGTTCAAGGCTACCGTAGCCGTTGCTGTCGTTTCGGGTGTTGCCCTGCTGTCGGGTTGCACTGGCCAGGTTTACAACCAGCCGAAAAACTGCACCTACGACTACCTGTTCCACCCTTCGGTTTCCATCTCCAAGATCATCGGTGGCTGCGGCCCGATCGATAAGCTGCCTCAGCAGCAGTAA
- a CDS encoding LysE family transporter, translated as MLGVTDYGAFVIAFIIVLAIPGPGNFALITATGKGGIKAGMAATCGVILGDQVLLWLAVAGVATLLAAYPAAFHVVQWAGAAYLAYLGLRMLLSKPGGAPRASRMDNGQYLRQTMMITLLNPKAIMFYMAFFPLFVDPVKHQGLVTFGFLAATVAVVTFLYGLIAVVLTHQLAERMRANPRIANMFERLAGACLVGFGIKLAAMR; from the coding sequence ATGCTCGGCGTCACCGACTACGGCGCGTTCGTCATCGCCTTCATCATCGTCCTGGCCATCCCCGGCCCGGGCAACTTCGCCCTGATCACCGCCACCGGCAAGGGCGGGATCAAGGCCGGCATGGCCGCGACGTGCGGGGTGATCCTGGGTGACCAGGTGCTGCTGTGGCTGGCGGTGGCCGGCGTTGCCACCCTGCTGGCGGCCTACCCTGCCGCCTTCCACGTGGTGCAGTGGGCCGGTGCTGCGTACCTGGCCTACCTGGGCCTGCGCATGCTGCTGAGCAAACCCGGAGGCGCGCCGCGGGCCAGCCGCATGGACAACGGCCAGTACCTGCGCCAGACCATGATGATCACCCTGCTCAACCCCAAGGCGATCATGTTCTACATGGCGTTCTTCCCGCTGTTCGTCGACCCGGTGAAGCACCAGGGGCTGGTGACCTTCGGCTTCCTCGCGGCGACAGTGGCAGTGGTGACCTTCCTGTACGGGTTGATTGCCGTGGTGCTGACGCACCAGTTGGCCGAGCGCATGCGCGCCAATCCGCGGATTGCCAATATGTTCGAGCGGTTGGCGGGGGCTTGCCTGGTGGGGTTCGGCATCAAACTGGCGGCAATGCGCTGA
- the mqo gene encoding malate dehydrogenase (quinone), giving the protein MFKKAGKTLLGLAVAASVMQAHAAETKKVDVLLVGGGIMSSTLAVWLHELEPSWSMEMVERLDGVAEESSNGWNNAGTGHSALAELNYTPEDKDGNVNITKAIEINEAFQISRQFWSWQVRQGVLKNPHSFINTTPHMSFVWGDDNIKFLKKRYDALQASPLFRPMQYSEDHAQIAKWVPLMMEGRDPNQKLAVTWTPIGTDVNFGEITRQFVGHLKTQENFDLKLSSEVQDITRNKDGSWHVEYKNLKDGSESATDAKFLFIGAGGGALKLLQKSGIPEAKEYAGFPVGGSFLVTENPTVAMQHMAKAYGIASTGAPPMSVPHLDTRVLDGKRVILFGPFATFSTKFLKNGSYLDLLSSTTTHNVWPMTKVGIDQYPLVEYLAGQLMLSDDDRFEALRTYFPNAKKEDWRLWQAGQRVQIIKRDAEKGGVLKLGTEVVASEDRTIAGLLGASPGASTAAPIMLNVLETVFKEKVATPEWQAKIKQIVPSYGTKLNDSAAATQKEWNYTAEVLQLEKPPVIDESVGTTVAPSQPVESKPENDMAL; this is encoded by the coding sequence ATGTTCAAGAAAGCTGGCAAGACCTTGCTGGGTCTGGCTGTCGCTGCAAGCGTCATGCAAGCGCACGCCGCAGAAACCAAGAAAGTAGATGTGCTGCTGGTCGGCGGCGGCATCATGAGCTCGACCCTGGCCGTGTGGTTGCACGAGCTGGAGCCAAGCTGGTCGATGGAAATGGTCGAGCGCCTGGATGGCGTGGCCGAAGAAAGCTCCAACGGCTGGAACAACGCCGGTACCGGCCACTCCGCGCTGGCCGAGCTGAACTACACCCCGGAAGACAAGGACGGCAACGTCAATATCACCAAGGCCATCGAAATCAACGAGGCCTTCCAGATCTCCCGTCAGTTCTGGTCGTGGCAGGTCCGCCAGGGCGTGCTGAAGAACCCGCATTCGTTCATCAACACCACGCCGCACATGAGCTTCGTGTGGGGCGATGACAACATCAAGTTCCTGAAGAAGCGTTACGACGCACTGCAGGCCAGCCCGCTGTTCCGCCCGATGCAGTACTCCGAGGACCACGCGCAGATCGCCAAGTGGGTCCCGCTGATGATGGAAGGCCGCGATCCTAACCAGAAGCTGGCCGTGACCTGGACGCCAATCGGCACCGACGTCAACTTCGGCGAGATCACCCGCCAGTTTGTCGGCCACCTGAAAACCCAGGAAAACTTCGACCTGAAGCTGTCCAGCGAAGTGCAGGACATCACCCGCAACAAGGACGGCTCGTGGCACGTCGAGTACAAGAACCTGAAGGACGGTAGCGAATCGGCCACTGACGCCAAGTTCCTGTTCATCGGTGCCGGCGGCGGCGCGCTGAAGCTGCTGCAGAAGTCGGGCATTCCTGAAGCCAAGGAATACGCAGGCTTCCCGGTGGGCGGCTCGTTCCTGGTGACCGAGAACCCGACCGTGGCCATGCAGCACATGGCCAAGGCCTACGGCATCGCCTCGACCGGTGCGCCACCCATGTCGGTTCCGCACTTGGACACCCGCGTGCTGGATGGCAAGCGCGTGATCCTGTTCGGCCCATTCGCCACCTTCTCGACCAAGTTCCTGAAGAACGGCTCGTACCTGGACCTGCTGAGCAGCACCACCACCCACAACGTGTGGCCGATGACCAAGGTCGGCATCGATCAGTATCCGCTGGTGGAATACCTCGCTGGCCAGCTGATGCTGTCTGACGACGACCGCTTCGAAGCCCTGCGCACCTACTTCCCGAACGCCAAGAAGGAAGACTGGCGCCTGTGGCAGGCCGGTCAGCGCGTGCAGATCATCAAGCGTGATGCCGAGAAGGGCGGCGTGCTGAAGCTGGGCACCGAAGTGGTCGCTTCCGAAGACCGCACCATCGCCGGCCTGCTGGGTGCATCGCCAGGTGCTTCGACTGCGGCACCGATCATGCTGAACGTGCTGGAAACCGTGTTCAAGGAGAAGGTCGCTACCCCTGAGTGGCAGGCCAAGATCAAGCAGATCGTGCCGAGCTACGGCACCAAGCTGAACGACTCGGCGGCGGCCACCCAGAAAGAGTGGAACTACACCGCTGAAGTGCTGCAGCTCGAGAAGCCACCGGTGATCGACGAAAGCGTCGGCACCACGGTTGCACCGAGCCAGCCGGTCGAGAGCAAGCCTGAGAATGACATGGCGCTGTAA